Proteins encoded by one window of Rhineura floridana isolate rRhiFlo1 chromosome 9, rRhiFlo1.hap2, whole genome shotgun sequence:
- the FGA gene encoding fibrinogen alpha chain: protein MFQMRVFCTLLCFSIVWAAEDEDTFLEHGGGVRGPRIVEHKAPSQCIHEKNWPVCSDDEWGSKCPSGCRMQGLIDEMDQDFSDRINKIKKLLTDNQNSYKKSNILKEEITTFLERNLASAQELDNSYGQISDDLRRRLVTLKQRVADQVNRIKVLQNTIRNQVGELKRLEVDIDIKVRSCKGSCARVYNYNMDTESYDNLQKQLMQANSINLQPAYEATPLRVLKIRPLKESTVPTHYKTAPLSEQEANILNHIKLIEIVLEDSGAESRGSLVDSKHVVSRTEAAGQPHTSKIVTPSYGGGSPSSIKIVSPSMTHVTHACIKTVTRKVIITADGPREEVVEEFKSPDGSDCVHLKDLVKEAGGSYHVKVTSGSRGSGSPDFPSVPLDAREFFTSSSGSRRHSTGTIRHSETFEGPDIFSELGEGETDDFSAFDHPSSKTSGTSSHSRTVVSSSSSSSGFNKGGSTFETKSVKIPSFEMQHDDSGEDNPDFQARSLNAGGEKRGESYTGTDCEDIHQKHTSGAQSGIFRIKPAGSAKVFSVYCDQETTLGGWLLVQQRLDGSLNFNRTWEDYKKGFGSVDGKGKGELWLGNENLHILTQRDTVLRVEVEDWEGSEGYAEYNIHVASEAEGYRLTVSDYEGTAGDALIMGSEEDGSEYTAHTNMKFSTFDRDYDQWEENCAVMYGGGWWYNNCQAANLNGIYYSGGQYDPRNNIPYEIENGVVWVPFKPSDYSLKVVRLKIRPLETV, encoded by the exons ATGTTTCAGATGAGAGTCTTCTGTACATTGCTGTGCTTCAGCATCGTCTGG gcagcagaagatgaagacaCCTTTCTAGAGCACGGAGGAGGAGTGCGTGGCCCCAGAATAGTGGAGCATAAAGCTCCATCTCAGTGCATACATGAAAAGAATTGGCCAGTTTGTTCTGATGATGAATGG GGCTCTAAATGTCCCTCAGGATGCCGAATGCAGGGACTGATAGATGAAATGGATCAGGATTTTAGTGACAGGATAAACAAAATTAAGAAACTGCTCACAGATAATCAAAACAGCTACAAGAAGTCAAACATTCTAAAAGAGGAAATCACTACCTTTCTAGAGAGAAATTTGGCCAGTGCACAAG AGCTTGACAATAGCTATGGACAAATATCTGATGATCTGAGAAGGAGACTTGTGACGCTGAAACAGAGAGTTGCTGACCAAGTAAACAGGATTAAAGTGCTGCAGAACACCATCCGTAATCAAGTTGGAGAGTTGAAGCGTTTAGAG GTGGATATTGATATTAAAGTACGTTCTTGCAAAGGGTCCTGTGCTCGCGTTTACAACTACAACATGGACACAGAGAGCTATGACAACTTACAGAAGCAGCTCATGCAAGCCAATTCCATCAACTTACAACCGGCATATGAAGCGACTCCCTTGAGGGTCCTGAAAATAAGACCACTGAAGGAATCAACTGTTCCTACCCATTACAAAACTGCTCCTCTGTCAGAACAAGAAGCAAACATACTTAATCATATAAAGCTGATTGAAATtgtattggaagattcaggggcAGAGTCCAGAGGCTCACTGGTGGACAGCAAGCATGTTGTGTCGAgaacagaggcagctggacaaccgcACACTAGCAAGATAGTCACTCCTAGTTATGGAGGGGGTTCCCCTAGTAGTATAAAAATAGTCAGTCCTTCCATGACTCATGTCACCCATGCATGCATCAAAACAGTCACCAGAAAAGTGATAATTACTGCTGATGGTCCCAGAGAAGAGGTTGTTGAAGAGTTTAAATCTCCGGATGGTTCAGACTGTGTCCATTTGAAAGATTTAGTCAAAGAAGCAGGAGGCAGCTACCATGTCAAAGTGACCTCTGGTAGTAGAGGAAGTGGTTCACCTGATTTTCCTTCTGTTCCTCTGGATGCAAGAGAGTTTTTCACCTCATCTTCTGGTAGCAGACGCCATAGCACAGGGACCATCAGGCATTCAGAGACTTTTGAAGGACCTGACATTTTCTCTGAGCTAGGGGAGGGAGAAACAGATGACTTCTCAGCATTTGACCACCCCTCCTCTAAAACAAGTGGGACTTCGTCCCATTCCAGGACAGTTGTGTCCAGCAGCAGTAGTTCTAGTGGCTTCAACAAAGGGGGATCCACTTTTGAAACCAAGTCAGTGAAAATCCCATCGTTTGAGATGCAACATGACGACAGTGGAGAGGATAATCCTGATTTTCAGGCACGCAGCTTGAACGCAGGCGGAGAGAAGCGGGGGGAAAGCTACACCGGGACAG ACTGTGAGGATATCCACCAAAAACACACTTCTGGTGCCCAAAGTGGCATTTTCAGAATCAAGCCAGCAGGATCCGCTAAGGTTTTTTCAGTTTATTGCGACCAAGAGACCACTTTGGGAGGATGGCTTCTGGTCCAACAGAGATTGGATGGGTCATTGAATTTTAACCGGACCTGGGAAGACTACAAGAAAGGTTTCGGCAGCGTGGATGGCAAAGGGAAAGGAGAGCTCTGGTTGGGCAATGAAAATCTCCATATACTGACCCAGAGGGACACTGTCCTTCGAGTCGAAGTAGAGGATTGGGAGGGCAGTGAAGGTTATGCAGAATATAATATACACGTAGCCTCTGAAGCAGAAGGCTACAGGCTCACTGTCTCTGATTATGAGGGGACAGCAGGGGATGCTCTTATCATGGGCTCAGAGGAAGATGGCAGTGAATACACAGCTCACACTAACATGAAATTTAGTACTTTTGACAGAGACTATGACCAATGGGAGGAGAACTGTGCTGTAATGTATGGAGGTGGTTGGTGGTATAATAATTGCCAAGCTGCTaatctcaatgggatttactactcAGGAGGTCAGTATGACCCAAGGAACAACATTCCCTATGAGATTGAAAATGGGGTGGTCTGGGTGCCCTTCAAGCCCTCTGATTACTCCCTCAAAGTTGTTAGATTGAAAATCCGGCCCTTAGAGACAGTCTAG